Proteins found in one Campylobacter canadensis genomic segment:
- the pheT gene encoding phenylalanine--tRNA ligase subunit beta, giving the protein MIISRNWLNEFIDLKEISTDELVKTLNSIGLEVDSVKKITVPKDVVVAKVLSKEKHPDADKLSICMLDIGTESLQVVCGAKNVAEGEFVALSKIGACVNDMLIKQSKLRGVDSYGMICSSTELGLAKINDGIMILDDSIGELVLGKQLCEYEIFNDELIEIELTPNRGDCLSINGIARDLSAALEINLKEKLVFKDGEKTEGIKRILNVHFDGEVNSHFNIKAFELEEEINPSFKILFRLACVDALKDNSILNLLEYAIHASGVVINAYDFAKISKNDEQTTKISVIKKENDECAILTEDKKEIGVAGIYQNKDFTISNESKKILIVASHTNPNIIANSYKKYKDCDIYRSFRGSEPDLNIGVDYLFNILQNIPKLKLYGSSCQNNFAKEKISISFNLSEINNKIGHIFERNYVADLLKRLNYELNSAEDNIFVKVPYYRHDIKNSADISEEIVRIFGIDNVKAKALTYTESNKTNNTYLAYKKALALRQNAVNCGYFESVSYVFESKEFLDKLNMPYIKNEIINPISNEFNTLRSSVVSSLIKQAIFNFNNAYKGIKLFELGIAVDENSKENKYFALINSGLYQSANLKNNAKGLLIDFFTFLQDLKNILGDFELRTSTNFLLSEAERCDIYKNGKNIGFAGRLNATLCDEFKLPRTYVAQINVNEYTKEHIEAKAYSKFPGTSRDLSILVPKNYDYNILKNFLLSLKINNLKEFKIIDLYKDSSLGEFESLSINFEFISFNGALKNEDINNEMNLIIEKLQELGLKLR; this is encoded by the coding sequence ATGATAATAAGTAGAAATTGGTTAAATGAATTTATAGATTTAAAAGAAATTAGCACTGATGAGCTTGTAAAAACCCTTAATTCTATAGGTTTAGAGGTTGATAGTGTTAAAAAAATTACAGTTCCAAAAGATGTTGTTGTCGCAAAGGTTTTAAGTAAAGAAAAGCACCCTGATGCTGATAAATTAAGTATTTGTATGCTTGATATTGGAACAGAAAGCTTACAAGTTGTTTGCGGTGCAAAAAATGTTGCTGAAGGAGAGTTTGTAGCATTAAGCAAAATAGGTGCTTGTGTTAATGATATGCTTATAAAACAATCAAAGTTAAGAGGTGTTGATAGTTATGGAATGATTTGTTCATCAACAGAACTTGGCTTGGCTAAAATTAATGATGGTATAATGATTTTAGATGATAGTATAGGTGAGCTTGTTTTAGGAAAACAATTATGTGAATATGAAATTTTTAATGATGAATTAATAGAAATAGAGCTTACTCCAAATCGTGGAGACTGCTTAAGTATCAACGGTATCGCAAGAGACTTAAGTGCAGCTTTAGAAATAAATTTAAAAGAAAAGCTTGTATTTAAAGATGGAGAAAAAACAGAAGGGATAAAAAGAATTTTAAATGTGCATTTTGATGGCGAGGTAAATTCACATTTTAATATAAAGGCATTTGAGCTTGAAGAAGAAATAAATCCATCGTTTAAAATATTATTTAGACTAGCTTGCGTTGATGCTTTAAAAGATAATTCTATACTTAATTTATTAGAATATGCAATACACGCTAGTGGGGTTGTGATTAATGCTTATGATTTTGCTAAAATTTCAAAAAATGATGAACAAACAACAAAAATAAGCGTAATAAAAAAAGAAAATGATGAATGCGCTATTTTAACCGAAGATAAAAAAGAAATAGGTGTTGCTGGTATTTATCAAAATAAAGATTTTACTATTAGTAACGAAAGTAAAAAAATTCTAATTGTGGCTAGTCATACAAATCCTAATATTATTGCAAATTCATATAAAAAATATAAAGATTGTGATATTTACAGAAGTTTTAGGGGTAGTGAGCCAGATTTAAATATAGGTGTTGATTATTTATTTAATATTTTACAAAATATACCTAAGCTTAAATTATATGGTTCATCTTGTCAAAATAATTTTGCTAAGGAAAAAATCTCAATTAGTTTTAATTTAAGTGAAATTAATAATAAAATAGGGCATATTTTTGAAAGAAACTATGTAGCTGATTTATTAAAAAGATTAAATTATGAATTAAATAGTGCTGAAGATAATATTTTTGTTAAAGTTCCATATTATCGTCATGATATTAAAAATAGTGCAGATATTAGCGAAGAAATTGTAAGAATTTTTGGTATTGATAATGTAAAGGCAAAAGCTTTAACTTACACAGAAAGCAATAAAACAAATAATACCTATTTAGCTTATAAAAAAGCATTAGCTTTAAGACAAAATGCGGTTAATTGTGGTTATTTTGAAAGTGTTTCTTATGTATTTGAAAGTAAAGAATTTTTAGATAAATTAAATATGCCATATATTAAAAATGAAATAATTAATCCAATATCAAATGAATTTAACACATTGCGTTCTAGTGTTGTAAGTAGTTTAATTAAACAAGCGATTTTTAATTTTAATAATGCTTATAAGGGTATAAAATTATTTGAGTTAGGCATAGCAGTTGATGAAAATTCAAAAGAAAATAAATATTTTGCCTTAATTAATTCAGGTTTATATCAAAGTGCAAATCTTAAAAATAATGCAAAAGGGCTTTTAATAGACTTTTTTACATTTTTACAAGATTTAAAAAATATCTTAGGTGATTTTGAATTAAGAACTAGCACTAATTTTTTATTAAGCGAAGCAGAAAGATGTGATATTTATAAAAACGGTAAAAATATTGGTTTTGCAGGAAGATTGAACGCAACTTTATGCGATGAATTTAAATTGCCAAGAACTTATGTGGCACAAATTAATGTAAACGAATATACAAAAGAACATATTGAAGCTAAAGCTTATTCTAAATTCCCAGGAACAAGTAGAGATTTAAGTATTTTAGTGCCTAAAAATTATGATTATAATATTTTAAAGAATTTCTTATTATCTTTAAAAATCAATAATTTAAAAGAATTTAAAATTATTGATTTATACAAAGATTCTAGCTTGGGAGAATTTGAAAGTTTAAGCATTAATTTTGAGTTTATTTCTTTTAATGGTGCTTTAAAAAATGAAGATATTAATAACGAAATGAATTTAATTATTGAAAAACTTCAAGAATTAGGATTAAAATTAAGATGA